Below is a genomic region from Deinococcus misasensis DSM 22328.
TCACGGTGCTGTCTCTGGTGGGAGCCGTGGCCTACCAGTCTGGTTATTTTTCGTACAGTGAGTCGCACTTTGAGCGCACCAACAAAGAGCGGGAACGCTGGATGGGCGTGTGGCATGAGGTGCTGTTCAACCGTGCCCCTTTGCCCACCCGCACGGCAGACCCCATTGCCGCCGAAGCCCTGCTCATCATCAAAGACACCCTTGAACCAGAGAAGTCCGAGAAGGCCCGTCACATCTATGAAATGACTGGACTTCTGTCCAGAGACATGCACATCCTGCGCACCAGTTCTTCCCGTCTGGAAAAGGTGCGGGTGCTGGAACGCTGGGCTTTGCTGTGCGATCCGCAGACCCACCCAATGCTGTATCAGCAGTGCTTTTCCAAACACCCTGACCTGCAACGTCTGGCCCTGACTTCGCTGGCCCGTTCCATGGCGGTGTCTCAGGTGCCCCGAAAAGAAGTGGCCCGCACCTTTGAGCGTCTGGTGCGCGATGACCGGTTCAGCTCGGGTTGGATCGAACAGGTGCTGGTGCTTTTGGGAGACCGCGGCGTGCTCCTCTTGCAAGACCTCCTCAAAGACGAAGAACAGAGCATGCAACTGCGGGCTTTGCGTGCCCTGACTTACGTGCGTGCAGAAGAATGTCTGGATGAATGCCTGACTTTGCTGAATTCCAAAAATCCAGATTTGCGGGCAGCCAGTCTGAAAGTGCTGGTCAGCATGCAGCAGGTTCCCTCAGAAGCCGTACCAGAGGTTTATGCTTTGCTGGAAGATCCCGTCTGGTTCGTGCGGGCACAGGCAGCTCTGGCCTGCAAAGCCATCAAAAACGAACAGGTGACCACCTTGCTGTATGACGCTCTGGCCGATGAAGCGTGGTGGGTGCGTCACAACAGCGCACAGGCCCTGCTGGAACTCGGCCCAGAGGGGCACCAGACTTTGCAACTGGCCATGCATCAGCATCCCGACCGGTACGCCCGAGACATGGCTTCGCAATCCTTGCAGGCGGCCTGAGATGGAGAACTGGCAAAGCACGGTTTTGTATGCTCTGGAGGTGCTGATTGTGGTGTATTTTGCTGTGCTCAATAGCATTTACGCCCTGAGCATTCTGGTGGCAACGCGGGTGATGACCACCTCTGCCCTCAAAGGGGAGAAGGTGCTGATGAAATCCTACATGGAGAAAGGTTACTACCGCCCCATCAGCCTGCTGGTCCCTGCCCACAATGAAGAAAACACCATTGTGGCCTCGGTGCACTCTTTTCTGAACTTGCAGTACCCCGAGTTCGAAGTGATCGTGATCAATGACGGTTCAAAAGACCAGACCCTGCAAAAACTTCAGGAAGAATTCCTGCTGGAAGAAACCCGCGAATTCCCTTCAAGGGTGCTGGAATCCAAAAAGGTCCTTGGGTTGTACCGCAGCATCAAATACCCCCATTTGCTGGTGATCGACAAGGAAAACGGGGGCAAAGCCGATGCCCTCAATGCCGGAATCACCCACTCGACCAAGCCCCTGTTTTGCTCGGTGGATGCAGACAGCATGCTGGAAGCCAGAGCCCTGATGCGGGTGTCCCGTCAGTTTCTGGAAGACGACCACCTGCTGGCGGTGGGTGGAACCGTTCGGGTGATGAACGGCAGCCAGATTCTGGAAGATCAGGTTCAGGAAGCCCACGCCCCAAAAAGCTGGATTGAACGGATTCAGGTCGTCGAGTACACCCGGGCTTTTCTGGCTGGACGGTCCACCTTCAGTCAACTTGGCGTTCTTTTGATCATCTCTGGTGCTTTTGGACTGTTTTCCAGAAAGGCTGTGCTGGATGTGGGCGGTTACCGCACCGACACCGTAGGCGAGGACATGGAACTGGTGGTCCGTCTGCACCGCGAAATGCGTGAAAGAAAGCAGAAATACCACATCCGCTACACCATGGACCCAATCTGCTGGACACAGGTGCCTTCTGATCTGGGGATGCTGCGCAAGCAAAGAAACCGCTGGCAGAGGGGGCTTGTGGAAACCCTCTGGACCCACCGCAAAATGTTCTTGAATCCCCGTTATGGTCGCATTGGGATGTTCAGCATGCCGTTTTACTTGCTGTTTGAGGCTTTTGCCCCTGTGCTGGAGGTGTTTGGTTACCTGCTCACCCTGTACCTGTGGCTCACCGGACAGCTCAACGCCGATTTTGCCGTGCTCTTTCTGGTGATGGCCTTGCTCTACGGCACACTGGTCAGTGCCGCTTCGCTGGGCATCGAGGGCTTCATGATCAAGCGCTATGCCCGGTTTCAGGACCGCCTCGGTTTGATCTTTGCCACGGTGCTGGAACAACTCGGGTACCGACAGGTGCTGGCCTTCGAACGGGTGCTGGCTCTGGTCACCCTGTACACCCGAAAAGGACAGTGGGATGTCCAGAGACGGCAGCAGATCCGACGGTAATTTCAGCCCAATTTCTTAAGATTCAGGCAGTCCCCTGTACGTGTGGCTGCCTGAGTTCTTGTTTTGCTCGGGCAAAAAAGGCTAGAAAGATAAATTACAGATGAAATCGTCTGCATGGAAAGGTGGGCTTGTGGAGCACCATCGGCAAAAAGCCCCATCCCAGCAAAGGAGGTCCCATGAACACCCCTGACTGGCTCAAACTGACCTCCGCTGCTCTGGAGTCCACTTTTGATGCCATTCTGATTCTGGACATCGTTCCCGGACAGCCCCGCATTCTGTACGCCAATCCTGCTGCTGAACGCCTGACCGGTTACCCCAAACCTGACCTCGAAGGTCACAACCCGAGGATGCTGGAAAGCGAAAACATCTCCCAGCAGATCATCTCAGAAGTGGTCTCCAATGTGCGGTCCAACCTGCCTTACCAGTGCCGTGCCCAGTTCAAACGCAAAGATGGCAGCACCTACTGGGCTGAACTCAGCCTGTCTCCCATCGACATTGAACCGCAGGGGCGGTACTGGATCTCCACCCATCGGGATTTGTCTTCGGAAATGCGGGCACAGGAAGCCCTCAAAAACCGCGATGACCTGTATCAACTGATCCTCAACAACAGTCCCGGTCTGTACCGCATGTACAACCGCGAAGGGCGTTGCGTGTACGCATCGGCGGCCAGTGAAAGGATGCTCGGGTATGCCCCCAACGAGATGGTGGGGATGTCTTTTGACCTGTTGCACCCCGAGGACCACGGACACCTGACCGATGCAGACATTGAGGAAATCTGGCAGGGCAAAGCCGACTACCGGGCCTACGAGTACCGGGTGGTGCACCGCTCGGGCCGCACCCTGTGGGTGTCCAGCACCATGCGGGTGATCGGACATCCAGAGCAGCCCGGAGAACGCCTGCTCTTGGTGGTCACCGAAGACATCACTTCACGCAAAAAGGCCCAGCAGGAAGCCCGCGAACAGAACCAGCGCTACACCTCGTTGCTGGAACTCAAGTACCGCATTTTGCTGGCCAACCAGCCTCTGGAGGTTGCAGAAGAGGCCATCAAACTGGCCTTGCCCCTCACCGAATATGAATTTGGTTTCTTCATCAGTTTTCAAGAAGAGAACCTGCACCTTGAGGCTTTTCATGGGGCGAACCCGGAGGTGCGCCAGCAGATCGAGCATGTGCTGGCCCGCAACACCCGTGCCACGGTCCTGCAACTGCTGGAAGGCACGAAACCCCTGTTCATTGGTGCAGAGAACACCCGCATCGGGAAAACCGACGTTCAGAACCGCAAACTGTTCCGCGCCTTTGCCCTGCTGCCCATCCACGCCGATGGTGAAGTGTACGGTGCCATCAGTTTCGTGCACAGGGGGCATATCGAGGTCTCACCATCCACCCAGAGGTTGCTCGGGGCCATTGAAGAACGGGTGAGCCTCGCTTACAGCAAACTGGTGGACATTCAGCGTCTGGAAGCCTCCCGAGAAGAAACCATGCGCACCCTCGGACTGGCCCTCGAATACCGCGATTACGAAACCAAAGGCCACACCGACCGGGTGATCGAACTCTGCCAGAAACTTGGGGAAGGGGTCGGGCTGGACGAAGAAACCCTCAAGGAACTCCGCTGGGGAGCGTACCTGCACGACATCGGCAAAATTGCCACCCCGGATGCGGTGCTCCTCAAACCCGGAAAACTCGACCCAGAGGAGTGGGCCATCATCAAGCAACACCCGGTGGTGGGATTCGAACTGACCCGTTCGATTCCCTCCCTGCCAGAGCGCACCCTCGACATCGTGCTGCACCATCAGGAACGCTGGAATGGCTCGGGATACCCGGAAGGGCTATCAGGCAAGACCATTCCTTTTCTGGCCCGACTCTTTGCGGTGGTGGATGTGTACGACGCACTGACCAGCGAAAGACCCTACAAAAAAGCCTTCAGCCACGAGGCGGCCATTTCACAGCTCTGGAAAGAAGCCGGAACCCTGCTGGACCCGGAACTGGTGCAGGTGTTCGTGCAAGTGATGACCGAACCTGTTCCAGAGGCATGAGGGAAAGAGGCCCCTCTGGGGCCTCTTTCTTGCTGGTCAAGCTTCACATGTGCTGTTGACGGTTCTGAGATGTCCTGCACGAGGATTTCTTGCTGTGAACTGTCTACTGTCTTGCTCTGGACGAGGACCACAAGCACACCCTCTCCTGTGACCCTGCCCCAGCATTCATTTTCCAGACATGATGGAGAAGCTGTCTCCGGGGCCTTCAGCCTCGTAACCCACCGACACCAACCCGAGGTTGACCATGGTGGACTGGCTGGTGTCCACTTTGCCACCCGCATCCAGAATGTTGCCTCCGCCGTCAATGGTCACATAGGGTCCGAATTTTGCACCCACATCGGCTTCCACAGGGCCAACAGAACCCCCCGCAGACACTTTGCCCCCGGCAAAAATGGTGAGTTTGCCATCGAAAGCGTAACCGTAATTGCGCAGTTGCAACTTGCGGTCAGGATTGCGCCCGGCCTGCTTTTCAATGAAGCGCTCTTTGGGATCGGTCAGTTTGACGTAACGCTGGGACTGTTCGTAACCAACCACCACGAAAGCGGCAAGAACCCCTTCGGTGGACGCCTCCACCTCGACTTTTTCGCACATGTAGGTCACTTCCAAAAAGGCCACCGAAGCTTTGGGTTTGATGGGACTGGCTTCGCAGGCTTTGGCGTCCTCGGGGTCTTGGGCCACCAGATCCGGTGGGGGAACTTCATCCTTGCAGAAGGTGCCGTATGCCCCTGCGGTGACCACATGCATGCCCACCACAGACAGGTAGGTGCTGTAGTTCTGGAAGTAAATGGCTTTCATCTGGGTGGTGGCCGCCTGATAAAATTCTGCGTCGCTCAGGTATCCCACCAGACCACTCAGCACCTTGTGAAAGGGACGGTAGTAGGCACGGTAGGCTGTGTCGTACTGCTGAAGGTCTCCCAGCAGGGCAGAATTCCATTGTTTGCCCGCAGCGCACATGCGCTTGTCGTGCTCAATCCGGGCACGTTCCTGACAGGGACCGTTCCCGTTGCACCCGAGGAGTTCAGAGCTGTACTGGGTGGCGCTCTGTTCTGCTGCCTTGATGTACCTCTGGTCCACAGGTTCGCGGGCTGCGAAGTACTGCTGGTGGGCCTCATCCACTTTCTCGTACAGTTTGTTGATGTCTGCATCTTCAGGGTCTGCAGAGTTGATGGGGCCCATCAGGTGCAACGTCACCTCGCCGGTCATGCGGGTTTTGGGGTTTTTCAGAAGCTGGTTGCCCTTGTTGTAAATGCCCGGCCAGAGTTGCTGGAATTTCTGGCTGTTCTGCTGCGCGGCCACTGCAGCCCGGTTCATTTCATTGCTGACAAAAGGGGCGGCTTCGGTGGCCTCGCGGATGTTGGCAGGCATCGGAATGTTCGGAAAGCGCCCCTCGATGCCTTTGGACATGGTGTAAGCCTCTTCATAAGGTTTGAGGGTGATCACGTCCACCTCTGGAGACTCTACGGGTCCACCCCCCGGTCCCACCATGTCTTTGAGGGGCATCCGGTAATTGCCCAGACGGTACCATCTTGCGGCCTCCGTGCACTTGCCCTGTTCACCCAGAGCCTGCGCCAGATTCTTTTTCGCCTCGGTGAGCAGGGGTTCAAGGCGCACCGCTTCACGGAGCACCACTTCAGCCTGTGCGGGCCGATTCAGACCCAGCAGGGCATGCCCCTGATTGTTGAGGATCATGGCGGTGGGGTTCATGCCCCACGGGGTGTTCAGGGTGCTTTGCTGTGCTCGGGCAGCCTCCAGCAAAGCGAGGCTTTCGTACCAGAAACCGTAAAAGTTTGCCAGACCGGACAGGCTCACCAGATCCTCTGGGTGGTTGGGGTCCAGTTCATGGGCACGCAACAAAAACGCCATCGCTGCCAGAGGTTTGCCATTGGCCATGGCAATCGGCACTTTTCCGCGCAGTTTGCTTGCAGACTGGTAATCGGATGTGGCTTTGAGGGCTGCAAAAGTCTCTGGGGCCAGAGACCCCTCAAGGGCCGCTTGCAGCATCCCGAGGGCTTCGGTCAGGTTCACAGGACGTTCGCTCCCTGCCAGGGTTTCCGGTTCGATGGGGGCCTGAAAAGGGCTCTGGATGTTCTGCTGGGCGATCAACTGGTCACGCATCCCCACCAGCAGGGTGTAACCGGGATCGGTGGGTTTCATTTCCTTCAGGCGGGTTTCGAGTTGCACCAAGGCTTCAGAAAGCTGGGGTTGCAGCACCGCGGAAACATCCGGCATGGAGGTCTGGCCTCCGGCACGGCTCGGGCAGCGCACCTGATCGGTGGTGGGAATGGTGGTGGTGTTGCTGATGGAAAGGATGTCCGGGGCGGCCTGTGCGCCGAGTTGCAACAACACCCCGAGGGTGCAAATGGATTTGAGCAGGGATTTTGAAGGCTGTTTCATGTGAACTCCTCGAAGAAAGCTTCTTCTGATGGTGTCACTGTACTTCTGGACCCATGATTGCAAGATGATTGCCGTCACTGCACGGGGTTGACTGGCGTTTCCTGTCCCGACATTCTGCACTTTGGTTGCGATTCATACGAAAAATTTACCGATCTGCCTCTATGGTGAAAAAGACCGAAGGAGGCACCCATGCCCATTGAACCTTTCACCCTTGTGATCCTCGGAGCGACCGGAGATTTGACCCGCAGGCTCCTGTTTCCCGCCATTTACCGATTGATCAAAAAAGAACGCCTGCCCGAGTTCAAGGTGGTGGGTTTTGCTCGCGAAGACTGGACCCCCGAGCAGTTTTTGAAGCACCTTGAGAAGAACCTCAAAGAATTTGTTCCGAACTTCTCAAAGGACGTGTGGGATGAACTCAAAGGGCGCATTGATTACCTGCAAGGGGACCTCACCCCAGAGCACCTGAAACAACTGGAAGAAAAACTGGACGGCAACGCCCTGTTTTATCTGGCTTTGCCTCCGCAGTTTTTTGATGAAGCGGCCATTTCTCTGGGTGCAGCAGGTTTGCACCGCGAAAAGAACGGCTGGCGCAGGCTCATCATCGAAAAACCGTTCGGCTGGGACCTTTCATCGGCCCAGCAACTGCGCAAACACCTGCACAAGCACTGGAAAGAGCACCAGCTTTTTCGCATCGACCACTTTCTGGGCAAAGAAACCGTGCAGAACCTGATGGTGTTCCGTTTTGCCAACCGCTTCATGGAGCCCATCTGGAACAGTGCCAACATTGCACAGGTGCAAATCACTGCTGCCGAAACCCTCGGGCTGGAGGGGCGTTACAAGTACTACGATCAGGCCGGAGCCCTCAGGGACATGCTGCAAAACCACCTGATGCAGATTTTTGCCCTGACCGCCATCGAACCGGTCAGCCGCTGGAACGCCGACAACCTGCGCCAGCACAAAGTGGAGGTGCTCCAGAGCGTGCGCAGCATCCCTCTGGACCGGGTCAAGGAGTTTGCGGTCCGTGGGCGGTACGGTGCGGGTGAAATGGACGGCAAAACCGTGCCGGGCTACATGGAAGAAGAGGGGGTGCCCCACACTTCACGCACAGAGACTTTTGCTGCGGTGAAACTGTACATCGACAACTGGCGCTGGGAGGGGGTGCCTTTCTACCTGCGCAGTGGAAAACGCATGAAAGAGACCTACACCGAGGTGGCCGTTCAGTTCAAAGAGGTGCCCACCCAGTTGTTTGATGGGGTGGAGGACCTCTCCAACTGGCTGATTTTCCGCATGAAGCCCGCAGAAAGCATTGAACTGGTGGCCTACGCCAAAACCCCCGGCCTGAACCTCGAAACCCGTCCGGTGGTGCTCAGAACCGAGTTGTCCCGCAAGGAAGAAGAGGATTTTTCCGCGTACGAGCAACTGCTGGTGGATGCTGCCGAAGGCGACCAGACCCACTTCCTGAGGTACGACGAAGTGGAAGAAGCCTGGCGCATCCTCGACCCCATCCTCAAAGCGTGGACACGGGGCCAACCCGAGGAGTACCCCTCAGGGGCTCTGGGACCGAACGGACAGGGGAGATTGATGGATCCCGGCCATTACTGGCGCACCCCCGAGGACGATTGAGCCTTTTTCGATGTCTGGCTCCCACCCACTTGTCGCTCAGGTCGGGGTGACCCTCGGGTTTGGGTCTGTGTTCAGCGTCTGAACGCTCCTTGACGTAGAAGGGGTGTTCAGAATGGTGGTGTGCAAAACGAAACACCCCGACTTTTCAGCCGGGGATGGAACATGCCAGAGCCTAACCTTTAAGGCACTGCGATGATTTCATCCAGATACAGGGTGCCCGAGTTGGGTGTCCCGTCGTTCTTGTTGACGTAAATCCCGAAGGACCGGATGTCTTTGAGGGTCTCTGGGGTCATGGTTTTTCCTGCATTTCCGGTGTCCCAGGGGGCGGGTTTGAAGCTGCTGAAGGGAATTTCCAACCAGGTGGCTTCGGTGCCTGCAATGGAGGGGTAAGCCTCGAAGGAGATGCCGCTGGCATTGACTTGCAAGACCAGTCGGTTGCCGCTGCCGTCGGGTTTCAGCCAGAGTTTCAGTTTGTTGGTGCCGGTCCAGTTCACGCCGGACATGTTTTTGACCTGTCCGGTGTAGCCCTGACTGCCCAGCGTATAAGCAAATTTGAGGCCGTATTTGCCACTGCCCAGTGTGCTGGAATCCAGAGTGATGGTGTTCAGGTCTCCGGCGGTGCTGTAGACGGCGTCAAGGAGTTCGCTGCTGCCTTTGTAGCGGTCGAAGGTGTCCACCACCAGAGGGTTGGTTTCTCCGCTGGATTCCCCAACATACAGGTTGATGGTGTCTTTCAGGAGGCTGCCGTCTTGCAAGTAGGCTTTGACGGTGATGCTGGTGGCACTTTCATCGAGTGCAGCATCAGGTTTCCACTGGGCGGTGTAGTAACTCATGGGGCTGGAAGTGTCCTGCACCATGGGGAACTCGGTGGGGTCGCTGCCGATGCTGTACACCACTTTGCTGGGCTGGGCGTGCAGGATTTTGGTTCTCAGGGTGTGGGTGCTCTGGCTGGACAGGGTTTGCTGTCCGGTGGGGGAGACCACATGCACCAGAGGTTTCTCTGCAATGGTGTTCACGGTTTTGCTGAACGGGTTGGCGTTTTGCACCTGTTTGCTGAAGGAGGTGAAAGGGTCCAGAGAATATTGCACGAAGTCTGACAGCAGTTCGTGGCTGCCAAGGCCCGGTGCACTGCGGTAGGGCACGAAAATGTTGTCCGTCCCGAAGTTGGCCCAGGTCAGCATGTAGGCCATGCGTTTGGCGTCCGGGTCGGATTTCAGGGCAGAGAGCAGTTTGGTGAAGAATTTCAGGTCTTTGGTGCCTGTGGGTTTGACCCCCACATACCCGAACTCGGTGAAGGCTGCGACTTTGCCTCTGGCGTCAGCGATTCTGGAAATCAGACTGGCGTCTTGTTTGGCCCCTTCGAAGTACCCTTCGGATTTGCCATCGTAGTAACTGTCAAAGCCGAGGATGTCCACATATTCATCGCCGGGGTAGGTTTCCATGAAGGTCTTCTCGGAGTTGTTGAACGGTCCGTTCGGAGAGAATCCATACAGGAAGTTGCGCACCCCTTTGACATCGCGCAGGTATTCCACGGTGTAACGGTAGATTTCGATGTACTGCTCTCGGGTGCGGTAAGGTGCACCCCACCAGAACCAGCCACCGTTTTGTTCGTGGAAAGGACGGAAAATCACCGGGATGGCTTGCCCTGCATCGTCTTTGAGGTTGAGGGCAAAGTCTGCGACCATGTCCAGAAAGTGGTTGTATTCGGCGTGTTTGCTGCCTCCGGGCAGGATCTGGGACACCACATTGCCTTTGGTGTCGTAGAAGTTTCCGCCGGTCACAAAGTTGGGCATGTGGGAGGAGAGGGCCAGCACCCCACCTTGCTCGTGGGCTTTTTTCATTACCTGGATCAGGTTGTCGCGGCTCTGGGTTTTGTTTCCGAACACCCCCGGTTTTTCGTGGCCTTCCAGAGAGAGGGTGTCCCATCCGAACATGCCAGGGAAGTCTCCGACGGCTTTCTGGACTTCCGATTGGGTGCCGTCTTTGGCGGTGATGGAGAACCCTTCGGTGGTGGCATGCTGGTGTCCGAACAGGATTTCTTTCCCGCGCAGTTCTTGCAGGTACACAAACAAGGACCTTGCTGCAGGTTCAGCCTGTGCATCCACAAGGTCTACCGTGTGGATGGTGGGTGAGGTGGGGCCAGACGATGCAGCAGTGCAGGCAGCCAGAGACAGCAGGGCCAGCATGCCAGAGGTGCGGAGGACAAAACGCGAAAGTGTGGTCATCAAAACTCCTCAATGTGAAATGTTTTGAACACCTCAGGGTCCATCCGTGCAAGTGGAACCTGAGGCAACTCTGGCGCAGGCCAGAGGGTGCGTTCCAGAAGTCGTGGCAGAAGTGCCCTGAATATAGGTTTTGTTTAGGAAACTGTCAACAGTTGTGTAGATGTTTTGAGGGGCATTGGGGATTTCCTTTATCTCCATATCGGTGGGATTTTGTGTGATTGGTGGCAATTTTTGGAGATGGATCTGCTTACAAGCCGTTTAGTGAACAAATTCATGCTCTGGATCTCTGGAAGGGCTTTCCTTGTTCTTTTTGATCGAAGAGTCCTTGTCTGTCATTGCAAAAAAATCCCTTGAAAACAAAACATCCTTTCAAAATCTTCATCTTGTTTTGAAAGGAAAACTCCAGAAGAGGTCTGCTGGAAACCCATCAAGGAAACCAGAAATTTGATGTTTCAGAAGCGTATTTCTGGTTTGATCTTCGCTCTGGAGGATGGATCTTTCCTGTGGGTCGCAGGAGGGTACCTGTAAGTGGAGGCAAGCAGCAAGAATTTTTATTTCATTTTGACGCATGGATTTTGCAAACCCGGCGTTACAATGAATGCATTCCACCTGTGCTTTTGTGTTTTCGGGTTTCAGAGAAGGAGCACCCATGACCCAACCTCCCCCAGCCCACCTGCCTCCACTGTTGCGCAAACTCCATGTCCTGCGCGAGGAAGTGGGCGCAGCCAGCGTTCGGATCATCGACACCATTCTGGCCAGTCCAGAGGAGTTCTTGCGCTGGACCATCGCGGACCTTTCGGCCATTTCGAATTCCAGTGAAGCCACCGTGGTCCGTCTGGTGCAGGGCCTCGGGTTCAAGAGCTATCAGGATTTCAAGCTGAAACTGTCTCGCACTTTGGCCTCCTCGGAACGGGAAGGCACGGCAGCTTCGATTCAACCGTTTGATCCTCCAGAGCAGGTGCTGCACAAGGTCTTCGAGGCAAGCCTGATGTCGTTGCGGGACACCCTTGAGCATCTGGAGCCAGAAGCCTTTGTGAAAGTCACCGAAGTGCTGGCGCAGGCCCGGCGCATTGAACTGGTCGGGATGGGCAGCTCGGGGTGGGTGGCACAGGACGCCCACCAGAGGTTTCTCAGGCTGGGTTTGTTGTGTGGCGTGCACACCGATCCAGACGCGATTGTCAGTGTGTGTGCTCTGCTGGAACCTGCCGATGTGCTGCTGGCCATCAGTTGGTCGGGAAACCGTCCAGAGGTCCTGCATGCTGCCAAACTGGCCCGTGACAATGGAGCACAGGTGATCCTGCTTTCAGGGCTTGGACGTTCCCCTCTGGCCCGCATCGCCCACCACACCCTGACGGTTTCTGCTCCAGACAGTCCATACCGCAGGGAAGGGGTGGCTTCGCGCCTCGCACAACTTTGCTTGCTGGACAGTCTGGTGGCTGCCTTGCACGTGATGGGTGAACCGTTTTCCAGCCGTCGCATCCAGAAAATGGAACAGGCCCTCAAAAAAAGCCAGGAGCGCAGGTGAACCGTGTACATCAGGACTGAACCGGTGATGCTGGCCATCGACATTGGTTCCAGCAGTGTGAAAGGGCTGGCCTACGACCAGAGGGGACAGGCCCTTGCAGGGATTCAGGCGCGTGTGCCTTGCCCTCTGGTGTACTCTGACGGAGGAGCAGAAGCCCGTTTAAATCGCATTGTTCAGGCCGTCGATCAGGTGCTGGACATCCTGCACCTCAGGGTGGGGGCCAGAGAAGTGCTGGGTGTGGCTTTCACCAGCATTGCGTCCAGTCTGGTGGCTCTGGACGAGGGGCTTCGACCTCTGGAACCGGTCCTCACCTATGCTGATACGCGCAGCCACCATGCATCCAGAGCACTTCCTCTGGACCTCTCAAGGGTGCACCGCACGGGTTGCCCCGATTACAGCGCCTACTGGACCGCCCAGATTCCTTACTGGAAAACTGCGTTTCCCCATGAAGCAAGGTTGTGGTGCAGCGTCGCAGATTTTTTGCTGTACTGGTATTTTGGAGGGGAAGTTCGGACTTCTTACTCTCTGGCTTCATGGACGGGTTTGCTGAACCGCCATACGTTGCAGTGGGATAGCACTTTGCTGCAACAGTTGGGCCTCTCTGTCTCCGAGCTTCCCCTCTTGACCGATGCGACCGTGCCCCACCAGCACCTGCTTCCAGAGCATGCCAAACGCTGGCCGAAATTCGCCCACATTCCTTTTTTTCCAGCCATTGGGGATGGGGCCGCAGCCAATCTGGGCAGTGGGGCGACCCGCGCAGGTCAGGTGGCTCTGACGGTGGGAACCACCAGTGCCCTGAGGTGTGTGCTTCCTTCCAGAGACACCCCTGTTCCAGATGGGCTCTGGACTTACCTGATCGATCAAAACCATGCCCTGATGGGAGGTGCCCTGACCGAAGGGGGCAACATCCACCAGTGGATGCGGGAAACCCTGAACCTCGGGCCGTGGAATGAACTGGAAGGGCAACTGGCCCACATGGCCCCGGACAGCCATGGCCTGACGTTTGTGCCATCGTTCAGCGGAGAGCGCAGCCCAAATTACGACCCTCTGGCGAC
It encodes:
- a CDS encoding glycosyl hydrolase, whose product is MTTLSRFVLRTSGMLALLSLAACTAASSGPTSPTIHTVDLVDAQAEPAARSLFVYLQELRGKEILFGHQHATTEGFSITAKDGTQSEVQKAVGDFPGMFGWDTLSLEGHEKPGVFGNKTQSRDNLIQVMKKAHEQGGVLALSSHMPNFVTGGNFYDTKGNVVSQILPGGSKHAEYNHFLDMVADFALNLKDDAGQAIPVIFRPFHEQNGGWFWWGAPYRTREQYIEIYRYTVEYLRDVKGVRNFLYGFSPNGPFNNSEKTFMETYPGDEYVDILGFDSYYDGKSEGYFEGAKQDASLISRIADARGKVAAFTEFGYVGVKPTGTKDLKFFTKLLSALKSDPDAKRMAYMLTWANFGTDNIFVPYRSAPGLGSHELLSDFVQYSLDPFTSFSKQVQNANPFSKTVNTIAEKPLVHVVSPTGQQTLSSQSTHTLRTKILHAQPSKVVYSIGSDPTEFPMVQDTSSPMSYYTAQWKPDAALDESATSITVKAYLQDGSLLKDTINLYVGESSGETNPLVVDTFDRYKGSSELLDAVYSTAGDLNTITLDSSTLGSGKYGLKFAYTLGSQGYTGQVKNMSGVNWTGTNKLKLWLKPDGSGNRLVLQVNASGISFEAYPSIAGTEATWLEIPFSSFKPAPWDTGNAGKTMTPETLKDIRSFGIYVNKNDGTPNSGTLYLDEIIAVP
- a CDS encoding gluconokinase; protein product: MYIRTEPVMLAIDIGSSSVKGLAYDQRGQALAGIQARVPCPLVYSDGGAEARLNRIVQAVDQVLDILHLRVGAREVLGVAFTSIASSLVALDEGLRPLEPVLTYADTRSHHASRALPLDLSRVHRTGCPDYSAYWTAQIPYWKTAFPHEARLWCSVADFLLYWYFGGEVRTSYSLASWTGLLNRHTLQWDSTLLQQLGLSVSELPLLTDATVPHQHLLPEHAKRWPKFAHIPFFPAIGDGAAANLGSGATRAGQVALTVGTTSALRCVLPSRDTPVPDGLWTYLIDQNHALMGGALTEGGNIHQWMRETLNLGPWNELEGQLAHMAPDSHGLTFVPSFSGERSPNYDPLATGTVHGLKLSTRPIQLLRAGMEGIAYRMADIASRLHLALSGPPTYIASGQAVLSSNVWLQMFADVLGGPVLVTDLPDESTARGAALMALSALNILDPYDLPSRVVVGAFEPDPQAHELYQDAMERQVHLMKQLKQAAQQTPFLV
- a CDS encoding MurR/RpiR family transcriptional regulator — protein: MTQPPPAHLPPLLRKLHVLREEVGAASVRIIDTILASPEEFLRWTIADLSAISNSSEATVVRLVQGLGFKSYQDFKLKLSRTLASSEREGTAASIQPFDPPEQVLHKVFEASLMSLRDTLEHLEPEAFVKVTEVLAQARRIELVGMGSSGWVAQDAHQRFLRLGLLCGVHTDPDAIVSVCALLEPADVLLAISWSGNRPEVLHAAKLARDNGAQVILLSGLGRSPLARIAHHTLTVSAPDSPYRREGVASRLAQLCLLDSLVAALHVMGEPFSSRRIQKMEQALKKSQERR